The Arvicanthis niloticus isolate mArvNil1 chromosome 2, mArvNil1.pat.X, whole genome shotgun sequence genome includes a window with the following:
- the LOC117704095 gene encoding olfactory receptor 1N2, with protein MGKPSRINQSVASDFLLLGLSEQPGEQPLLFGIFLGMYLITMVGNLLIIFVISSDAHLHTPMYFFLANLSLTDACFTSASVPKMLANIYTQSQTISYSGCLTQLYFLLMFGGLDNCLLAVMAYDRYVAICQPLHYSTAMSPQLCALMLCTCWVLTNCPALMHTLLLTRVAFCAHTAIPHFYCDPSALLKLACSDTHINELMIITMGLVFLTVPLMLIVFSYICISWAVLGIPSPRGRWKAFSTCGSHLTVVLLFYGSLMGVYLLPPSTHSTERESRAAVLYMIVIPMLNPFIYSLRNRDMKEALGKLFGGGKAVFLL; from the coding sequence ATGGGAAAACCAAGTAGAATAAACCAATCTGTTGCCTCAGACTTCCTTCTTCTGGGACTCTCTGAGCAGCCAGGGGAGCAGCCTCTTCTATTTGGCATCTTCCTGGGCATGTACCTGATCACTATGGTGGGGAACCTACTCATCATCTTTGTCATCAGCTCTGATGCACACCTACACACTCCTATGTACTTCTTCTTGGCGAATCTCTCCTTAACTGATGCCTGTTtcacttctgcttcagttcccaaaATGCTTGCCAACATTTATACGCAGAGTCAGACCATCTCCTACTCTGGGTGCCTTACCCAGCTGTATTTCCTCCTGATGTTTGGTGGCCTTGACAACTGCCTTCTGGCTGTGATGGCATATGACCGATATGTAGCCATCTGCCAGCCACTCCATTACAGCACAGCTATGAGTCCTCAACTCTGTGCATTAATGCTGTGTACATGCTGGGTACTGACCAACTGCCCTGCCCTGATGCACACACTGCTGTTGACCCGTGTGGCTTTCTGTGCCCACACAGCCATCCCCCATTTCTACTGTGATCCCAGTGCTCTGCTGAAACTTGCCTGTTCTGACACCCACATTAATGAGCTGATGATCATTACCATGGGCTTGGTGTTTCTCACTGTTCCTCTTATGTTGattgtcttctcctatatctgtATTTCCTGGGCTGTGTTGGGCATCCCTTCTCCTAGAGGGCGATGGAAAGCCTTTTCTACCTGTGGCTCCCATCTTACAGTTGTTCTTCTCTTCTACGGATCTCTGATGGGTGTGTATTTACTTCCCCCATCAACTCACTCTACAGAGAGGGAAAGTAGGGCTGCTGTTCTCTACATGATTGTGATTCCCATGCTGAACCCATTCATCTACAGCTTGAGGAATAGAGACATGAAAGAAGCTTTGGGCAAACTTTTTGGTGGTGGAAAAGCAGTTTTCTTACTGTAA